A DNA window from Haloactinospora alba contains the following coding sequences:
- a CDS encoding energy-coupling factor ABC transporter permease — MHIAEGFLPWQHAAAWTAASAPFVIHGVRSLTRTVRADPDAKLLLGASGAFCFVLSALKIPSVTGSCSHPTGTGLGAMLFRPPVMAALGTVTLLFQALLLAHGGLTTLGANVFSMAVVGPWVGYGAYRLVRAVSSALPEMTSLGLAVFSGAFLASLSTYSVTSLQLALAFPDPSSGVLGAFVKFGSIFSVTQLPLAAIEGLVTVIIVRLLTTASRSELLNLGVLRRGGTSAAGQPTEDSRSGKAV; from the coding sequence ATGCATATCGCCGAAGGCTTTCTGCCCTGGCAGCACGCGGCGGCGTGGACCGCCGCCTCTGCCCCGTTCGTCATTCACGGAGTTCGTTCGCTCACCCGGACCGTGCGCGCTGATCCGGACGCGAAACTCCTCCTCGGCGCCTCCGGCGCGTTCTGCTTCGTCCTGTCCGCGCTGAAGATCCCGTCCGTGACCGGGAGCTGCTCGCATCCCACGGGCACCGGGTTGGGAGCGATGCTCTTCCGTCCCCCCGTCATGGCGGCCCTGGGCACCGTCACCCTGCTGTTCCAGGCCCTGCTGCTGGCGCACGGCGGGCTCACCACGCTCGGCGCCAACGTGTTCTCCATGGCCGTGGTGGGGCCGTGGGTCGGCTACGGCGCCTACCGGCTGGTCCGCGCCGTGAGCTCGGCCCTCCCCGAGATGACCTCACTGGGGTTGGCCGTGTTCTCCGGTGCCTTCCTGGCGAGCCTGAGCACGTACTCGGTGACCAGCCTGCAACTCGCCCTGGCGTTCCCGGACCCCAGCAGCGGCGTCCTGGGAGCGTTCGTCAAGTTCGGGTCCATCTTCTCGGTCACCCAGCTCCCGCTGGCGGCCATCGAGGGACTGGTGACCGTGATCATCGTCCGGCTGCTGACCACGGCGAGCCGCAGCGAACTGCTCAACCTCGGCGTACTGCGGCGGGGCGGCACCAGCGCCGCCGGTCAGCCGACCGAGGACTCCCGCAGCGGAAAGGCGGTGTGA
- the cobJ gene encoding precorrin-3B C(17)-methyltransferase, with product MPLRHDTEHASNAMSDIGVIAATARGRRAADRLAAAWPREVRVVAADSPAEALRSAFSGNTAVVSFLAVGATVRLLAPLLGDKHTDPPVVCVDESLEHAVAVLGGHHGANDLARRVSEVLGSRPVVTTASDTVAATPLDSYGADLGFRVAADAPLARAGAALLSGEPVRLEGTGDWPLPPLPDNAAADVAANDCAAVIRVTDRAGTVPDTPPTVTYHPPSLVVGVGAARGVAAEEVGALLDSALADSGLAPEAVRAVATLDLKADEEGILSAARERGWEVLTYPAHQLDSVEVPTPSETVREEVGTPSVAEAAALRAAAEAGSGAELVAAKRKSDNATAAVARLQPRGRLAVIGLGPGARDLTTPRAVAELQRASVVVGLDQYLEQVGDLLRPGTRVCSSGLGQEEERARSAVAEARSGAAVALIGSGDAGVYAMASPALDFAGPDIDVVGVPGVTAAAAASNLLGAPLGHDHVYISLSDLHTPWEAIERRVRAAADGDFTVCFYNPRSAKRDWQLPRALEILAEHRPADTPVGHVREVSRSDERATVTTLARMLDGGADAVDMLTVVVVGSSASRNVAGRIVTPRGYTWR from the coding sequence GTGCCCCTCCGTCACGACACGGAACACGCCAGCAACGCGATGAGTGACATCGGCGTGATCGCCGCGACCGCGCGCGGCCGCAGGGCCGCGGACCGGCTGGCAGCGGCCTGGCCCCGGGAGGTGCGCGTCGTCGCCGCAGACAGCCCGGCCGAGGCCCTGCGCAGCGCCTTCTCCGGGAACACGGCGGTGGTGAGCTTCCTCGCGGTGGGCGCCACCGTGCGCCTTCTCGCCCCGCTGCTGGGCGACAAGCACACCGACCCGCCGGTGGTGTGCGTCGACGAGTCCCTGGAGCACGCCGTCGCCGTCCTCGGCGGACACCACGGCGCCAACGACCTGGCTCGCCGGGTCTCCGAGGTGCTGGGCTCCCGGCCGGTGGTCACCACGGCCAGTGACACGGTCGCGGCTACACCGCTCGACTCCTACGGTGCCGACCTCGGGTTCCGCGTCGCGGCGGACGCGCCGCTGGCCAGGGCCGGAGCCGCGCTCCTGTCCGGGGAGCCGGTCCGATTGGAGGGAACCGGCGACTGGCCGCTGCCTCCGCTCCCCGACAACGCCGCGGCCGACGTGGCGGCCAACGACTGCGCCGCGGTCATCCGGGTCACCGACCGGGCCGGCACCGTCCCCGACACCCCGCCGACGGTGACCTACCACCCGCCCTCGCTGGTGGTCGGTGTGGGAGCCGCCCGGGGCGTCGCCGCGGAGGAGGTGGGAGCCCTCCTCGACAGTGCCCTGGCGGACAGCGGGCTCGCACCCGAGGCGGTACGTGCGGTGGCGACGCTCGACCTCAAGGCGGACGAGGAAGGCATCCTGAGCGCTGCCCGCGAGCGCGGCTGGGAGGTGCTCACCTACCCGGCCCACCAGCTCGACAGTGTCGAGGTCCCCACGCCCAGCGAGACGGTGCGCGAGGAGGTCGGAACGCCCAGTGTCGCCGAGGCGGCCGCGTTGCGGGCGGCGGCGGAAGCCGGAAGCGGCGCCGAACTCGTGGCCGCCAAACGCAAGTCCGACAACGCCACCGCGGCCGTCGCGCGGCTGCAGCCGCGCGGCCGGCTGGCCGTCATCGGCCTGGGCCCCGGTGCGCGCGACCTCACCACCCCCCGCGCCGTCGCCGAACTCCAGCGGGCGTCGGTCGTCGTGGGGCTGGACCAGTACCTGGAGCAGGTGGGCGACCTTCTGCGGCCGGGTACGCGCGTGTGTTCCAGCGGCCTCGGGCAGGAGGAGGAACGCGCCCGCAGCGCTGTGGCGGAGGCGCGCTCCGGAGCCGCCGTTGCCCTGATCGGTTCGGGCGACGCGGGAGTGTACGCCATGGCCAGCCCAGCACTGGACTTCGCCGGCCCCGACATCGACGTGGTGGGGGTTCCGGGGGTCACCGCGGCGGCGGCGGCCTCCAACCTGCTCGGTGCCCCACTGGGGCACGACCACGTCTACATTTCCCTGTCCGACCTGCACACACCGTGGGAAGCGATCGAACGTCGGGTGCGCGCCGCCGCCGACGGGGACTTCACCGTGTGCTTCTACAACCCCCGCAGCGCCAAACGCGACTGGCAGCTACCGCGGGCGCTGGAGATCCTCGCCGAGCACCGGCCCGCGGACACGCCCGTCGGCCATGTGCGCGAGGTCTCCCGCAGTGACGAACGCGCCACGGTCACGACGCTGGCGCGGATGCTCGACGGCGGCGCCGACGCCGTGGACATGCTCACCGTCGTGGTCGTGGGCAGTTCGGCCAGCCGCAACGTGGCCGGCCGGATCGTCACGCCGCGCGGCTACACCTGGAGGTAG
- a CDS encoding cobyrinate a,c-diamide synthase, with amino-acid sequence MVVAAPASGSGKTTVATGLMAAFASRGTRVSGHKVGPDYIDPGYHALATTRPPRNLDPALCGEERVAPLFRNGAAGADLAVIEGVMGTFDGAAEPRQFHGPGDFASTAHVAALLSAPLILVVDAASTSRSVAALVHGFASYDPRVRVSGVILNRVGSDRHEALLREALQDTGVEVVGVIRRDSAVETPSRHLGLIPAAERASDARDAVAELGALVRDSCDLDAIAALASDAPPMAERPWDPAEALAASDAGPDTGGPAGRVAVAGGAAFTFGYTENTELLRAGGAEVVTVDPLRDEELPEGTAGLVVGGGFPEVHARELSDNVPLRRAVAGLAERGAPVAAECAGLLYLARSLDGAPMCGVLPADAHMTGRLTLGYRSAVAVRDSVLAPRGARVRGHEFHRTALSPAHGADPAWQWKTDSPEGFSGATLHASYLHVHWAGEPLLAARLLAAVRNFTRT; translated from the coding sequence GTGGTGGTCGCGGCCCCGGCCTCCGGCAGCGGGAAGACGACCGTGGCCACCGGCCTGATGGCGGCGTTCGCGTCCCGCGGTACCCGTGTCTCCGGTCACAAGGTCGGCCCGGACTACATCGACCCCGGGTACCACGCGCTGGCCACCACACGGCCGCCCCGCAACCTGGACCCGGCCCTGTGCGGTGAGGAACGGGTCGCGCCGCTGTTCCGGAACGGCGCGGCCGGTGCGGACCTCGCCGTGATCGAGGGGGTCATGGGGACGTTCGACGGCGCGGCCGAACCACGGCAGTTCCACGGTCCCGGCGACTTCGCCTCGACCGCCCACGTCGCCGCGCTGCTGTCCGCCCCCCTGATCCTGGTGGTGGACGCCGCCAGCACCAGCAGGTCCGTCGCCGCCCTGGTGCACGGTTTCGCGTCCTACGACCCGCGGGTACGGGTGAGCGGAGTCATCCTCAACCGGGTGGGCAGCGACCGGCACGAGGCGCTGCTGCGCGAGGCCCTGCAGGACACCGGCGTCGAGGTCGTGGGGGTGATCCGGCGCGACTCCGCCGTGGAGACACCGTCCCGCCACCTGGGGCTGATCCCCGCCGCCGAACGCGCCTCGGACGCCCGGGACGCGGTCGCGGAGCTCGGCGCGCTGGTACGCGACTCCTGCGACCTGGACGCGATAGCCGCCCTGGCCTCGGACGCACCGCCGATGGCGGAGCGACCGTGGGACCCCGCCGAGGCGCTCGCCGCCTCGGACGCCGGTCCGGACACCGGCGGCCCGGCCGGGAGGGTCGCCGTCGCCGGCGGGGCGGCGTTCACCTTCGGCTACACCGAGAACACCGAACTGCTGCGGGCGGGCGGCGCCGAAGTGGTGACCGTGGACCCGCTGCGTGACGAGGAGCTTCCCGAGGGGACCGCAGGACTCGTCGTCGGCGGCGGTTTCCCCGAGGTGCACGCGCGCGAGCTGTCCGACAACGTGCCGCTGCGCCGCGCCGTCGCCGGCCTGGCCGAACGCGGCGCACCGGTCGCCGCCGAGTGCGCGGGACTGCTGTACCTCGCACGCAGCCTCGACGGGGCACCCATGTGCGGTGTCCTCCCCGCCGACGCACACATGACGGGGCGGCTCACGCTGGGGTACCGCTCGGCGGTGGCGGTGCGGGACTCCGTACTGGCCCCGCGCGGCGCCCGGGTCCGGGGCCACGAGTTCCACCGCACCGCGCTCTCCCCCGCCCACGGGGCCGACCCCGCCTGGCAGTGGAAAACGGATAGCCCGGAGGGGTTCTCCGGTGCGACACTGCACGCCTCCTACCTGCACGTGCACTGGGCGGGGGAGCCGCTGCTGGCGGCGCGTCTCCTCGCCGCGGTGCGGAACTTCACGAGGACGTAG
- the cobM gene encoding precorrin-4 C(11)-methyltransferase, which produces MSEQPSSAGKVTFVGAGPGAADLLTIRAARAIESADVVIWAASLVHADVLEHAGANTEVVDSAQLPMEGVLPYYERAAREGIHVARIHSGDPALWGAMQEQLDQCTGLGLEVEVIPGVSSAAAVSAIVQRELTIPEVAQSVIQTRLGGGKTPMPEGEEVQEFARHGTTMALFLSAARSGQLQQELLDGGYTPDTPCVVAYQATWPEELVLHCSLGELEATLKEHKLWKHTLVLVGPALAAGGTRSHLYHPGHFHGHRRADREARRALRAAKQGNTAS; this is translated from the coding sequence GTGAGCGAACAACCCAGCTCGGCCGGGAAGGTCACCTTCGTCGGAGCCGGCCCGGGAGCGGCCGACCTGTTGACGATCCGCGCGGCGCGCGCCATCGAGTCCGCGGACGTGGTCATCTGGGCGGCGAGCCTGGTACACGCCGACGTGTTGGAGCACGCCGGCGCGAACACCGAGGTCGTCGACTCGGCCCAGCTCCCGATGGAGGGAGTGCTGCCCTACTACGAGCGCGCCGCCCGGGAGGGTATCCACGTGGCGCGCATCCACTCCGGCGACCCGGCACTGTGGGGAGCCATGCAGGAGCAGCTGGACCAGTGCACCGGCCTCGGTCTGGAGGTCGAGGTGATCCCCGGGGTCTCCAGCGCCGCGGCGGTGTCGGCCATCGTCCAGCGGGAACTCACCATCCCCGAGGTGGCCCAGTCGGTGATCCAGACCCGCCTCGGCGGCGGCAAGACGCCGATGCCCGAGGGGGAGGAGGTCCAGGAGTTCGCCCGGCACGGCACCACCATGGCGCTCTTCCTGTCCGCGGCGCGGTCCGGCCAGCTGCAGCAGGAGCTGCTGGACGGGGGATACACTCCCGATACCCCGTGCGTGGTGGCCTACCAGGCCACGTGGCCCGAGGAGCTGGTGCTGCACTGCTCCCTGGGAGAACTGGAGGCCACCCTCAAGGAGCACAAGCTCTGGAAGCACACCCTCGTGCTGGTCGGCCCCGCCCTGGCTGCCGGCGGCACCCGCTCGCACCTGTACCACCCGGGACACTTCCACGGTCACCGCCGGGCCGACCGGGAAGCGCGCCGGGCCCTACGCGCCGCGAAACAGGGGAACACCGCTTCATGA
- a CDS encoding GNAT family N-acetyltransferase, which yields MTDIEIRRATSDDVPAIVALLADDDLGAARETPDELAPYLAAFHEVDSDPKQFLAVAERGAEILGTLQLTLLPGLSHRGGTRAQLENVRVAAHARGLGLGGRLVSWAVARARQHGCRMVKLTSSATRQRAHRFYERLGFGASHTGYTLALDGGGP from the coding sequence ATGACCGACATCGAGATCCGCCGGGCCACCAGCGACGACGTCCCCGCCATCGTCGCGCTCTTGGCCGACGACGACCTCGGAGCGGCGCGCGAGACCCCCGACGAGCTGGCGCCCTACCTCGCGGCGTTCCACGAGGTCGACTCCGACCCGAAACAGTTCCTCGCCGTCGCCGAACGCGGCGCCGAGATCCTGGGAACGCTGCAGCTGACCCTCCTCCCCGGCCTGTCCCACCGCGGCGGCACCCGGGCGCAGCTGGAGAACGTCCGGGTGGCCGCGCACGCCCGCGGGCTCGGCCTGGGCGGCCGACTCGTGTCGTGGGCCGTCGCCCGGGCGCGGCAGCACGGCTGCCGGATGGTGAAACTCACCTCCAGCGCCACACGCCAGCGCGCGCACCGTTTCTACGAACGGCTCGGCTTCGGGGCCTCACACACCGGCTACACGCTGGCGCTGGACGGGGGCGGCCCGTGA
- a CDS encoding energy-coupling factor ABC transporter ATP-binding protein: protein MTAAEHRPTTGAATPDPVLAGHDLAFGYDPDEAPVFSRLSVEVHPGEVLAVLGPNGGGKTTLLRLLAGSLTPRSGTVSVEGSAVRWNRRGVNELRRRVQLVFQDPDDQLFSASVTQDVSFGPLNQGLDRETVRSRVAWALEELGITELAEHPTHLLSYGQRKRVVLAGAVAMLPSVLILDEPTAGLDPAGVESLLETLEGLRRSGTTLVVSTHDVDLAYRWAERALLLNGGTLGCGPVADVLGDPELVAAARLRPAWGPAAGKALRSVGLLAPDAPDPATADEVAALLRH from the coding sequence TTGACCGCCGCCGAACACCGCCCCACCACCGGGGCGGCCACCCCCGACCCCGTCCTCGCCGGTCACGACCTGGCGTTCGGCTACGACCCGGACGAAGCCCCCGTGTTCTCCCGGCTCAGCGTGGAGGTCCATCCCGGTGAGGTTCTCGCGGTGCTGGGCCCCAACGGCGGCGGGAAGACCACACTGCTGCGGCTGCTGGCCGGCAGCCTGACCCCGCGTTCCGGCACGGTCAGTGTCGAGGGGAGCGCGGTGCGGTGGAACAGGCGCGGTGTCAACGAGCTGCGGCGCCGGGTCCAACTCGTGTTCCAGGACCCCGACGACCAGCTGTTCTCCGCCAGCGTCACCCAGGATGTCTCGTTCGGGCCGCTGAACCAGGGGTTGGACCGGGAGACGGTGCGCTCCCGGGTCGCCTGGGCCCTGGAGGAGCTCGGTATCACGGAACTGGCGGAGCACCCCACCCACCTGCTCTCCTACGGTCAGCGCAAACGGGTCGTGCTGGCGGGCGCCGTGGCGATGCTCCCGTCGGTCCTGATCCTGGACGAGCCCACAGCGGGCCTCGACCCCGCAGGGGTGGAGTCACTGCTGGAAACCCTGGAGGGGCTGCGCCGGTCGGGAACCACGTTGGTGGTCTCCACCCACGACGTCGACCTCGCCTACCGGTGGGCGGAACGGGCGCTGCTCCTCAACGGGGGGACGCTGGGGTGCGGCCCGGTAGCCGACGTCCTCGGCGACCCGGAGCTCGTCGCCGCCGCCCGGCTGCGACCCGCCTGGGGGCCGGCTGCCGGGAAGGCGCTGCGGTCGGTCGGGCTCCTCGCCCCCGACGCGCCCGACCCCGCCACCGCCGACGAGGTGGCGGCGCTGCTCCGGCACTGA
- a CDS encoding energy-coupling factor ABC transporter substrate-binding protein: MSQERTTGRPTPVPRTWTTWLMVFGVAALVVLPLVIGAGDHLAEPFGGADGQAEETATEINPDYEPWFTPLYEAPSGEIESGLFALQAAVGAGVIGYYFGVARTRSRMRRASATDTTDGASRERAAPADDTPDTHH; encoded by the coding sequence ATGTCGCAGGAACGGACCACCGGCCGACCGACCCCCGTCCCCCGGACCTGGACCACCTGGCTGATGGTGTTCGGCGTGGCGGCACTGGTCGTGCTGCCCCTGGTGATCGGCGCCGGGGACCATCTCGCGGAGCCGTTCGGTGGCGCGGACGGCCAGGCGGAGGAGACGGCCACCGAGATCAACCCGGACTACGAGCCGTGGTTCACGCCGCTGTACGAGGCCCCGTCGGGGGAGATCGAGTCGGGGCTGTTCGCGCTGCAGGCCGCTGTCGGTGCCGGCGTCATCGGGTACTACTTCGGCGTGGCGCGCACCCGCTCCCGGATGCGCCGCGCTTCCGCCACGGACACGACCGACGGGGCCTCCCGCGAACGGGCCGCACCCGCCGACGACACCCCCGACACACACCACTGA
- the cbiE gene encoding precorrin-6y C5,15-methyltransferase (decarboxylating) subunit CbiE gives MITVIGIDGGPLPEEAAAALAEASCVVGARRHLDAVPVPDRARPVPLTSLVPALEEARAAVGSAVILASGDPGFFGIVRALREQGDQPRVVPAVSSVATAFARIGLAWDDAVVASAHGRGGGDRSAGRALAAALAHPKAAVLTAPGTAEPAEFLPALLDAGRDVYVAQRLGSADEEVTRVTPESAERDWPHPNVVLAVDPRHAVASAPPWTPGHRLAPDGWALEDAEFEHRDSMITKPEVRACALAHLAPRPGTTVWDVGAGSGSVAVECARFGAHAVAFERNPQDCERIRRNAAAFDVYVTVREGAVPGTADAQRGHPPPDALFLGGGDDAAAAATVRRWRPHRVVAALASVDRVGTMYHLLTETGYETSGTQLQASRLSPLPNGSLRFDAANPVTLLWGVLPEAGGTQ, from the coding sequence GTGATCACCGTCATCGGAATCGACGGCGGACCGCTCCCGGAGGAGGCGGCCGCGGCACTGGCGGAGGCGTCGTGCGTCGTGGGAGCGCGGCGCCACCTCGACGCGGTACCCGTCCCGGACCGTGCGCGCCCGGTCCCGCTCACCTCGCTGGTTCCCGCGCTGGAGGAGGCGCGTGCCGCGGTCGGCTCCGCCGTCATCCTGGCGTCCGGGGACCCGGGGTTCTTCGGGATCGTGCGTGCGCTGCGCGAACAGGGGGACCAACCGCGCGTCGTCCCGGCGGTGTCCTCGGTCGCCACCGCCTTCGCGCGCATCGGGCTCGCCTGGGACGACGCCGTGGTCGCCTCCGCGCACGGCCGCGGCGGGGGAGACCGTTCGGCCGGCCGCGCCCTGGCGGCGGCCCTCGCCCACCCGAAGGCCGCCGTCCTCACCGCACCCGGAACGGCGGAACCCGCCGAGTTCCTCCCGGCCCTGCTGGACGCCGGACGCGACGTGTATGTGGCCCAGCGCCTCGGCAGCGCCGACGAGGAGGTGACCCGCGTCACCCCGGAGAGCGCCGAACGGGACTGGCCCCACCCCAACGTGGTGCTGGCCGTGGACCCGCGGCACGCCGTGGCTTCCGCGCCGCCCTGGACCCCCGGCCACCGGCTGGCTCCCGACGGGTGGGCCCTGGAGGACGCGGAGTTCGAGCACCGCGACTCGATGATCACCAAACCCGAGGTGCGCGCGTGCGCCCTCGCCCACCTCGCGCCGCGCCCCGGAACCACCGTCTGGGACGTGGGAGCGGGAAGCGGGTCGGTCGCCGTGGAGTGCGCCCGGTTCGGCGCGCACGCCGTGGCCTTCGAGAGGAACCCGCAGGACTGCGAGCGCATCCGCCGCAACGCGGCGGCGTTCGACGTGTACGTGACGGTGCGTGAGGGCGCGGTTCCCGGGACCGCCGACGCGCAGCGCGGCCACCCCCCACCCGACGCCCTCTTCCTCGGCGGCGGTGACGACGCCGCCGCCGCGGCCACCGTGCGGCGCTGGCGGCCGCACCGGGTGGTGGCGGCCCTGGCCTCCGTCGACCGGGTGGGGACGATGTACCACCTGCTGACGGAAACCGGCTACGAGACGTCGGGGACCCAGCTCCAGGCGTCCCGCCTGTCCCCGCTGCCGAACGGTTCCCTGCGGTTCGACGCGGCCAACCCGGTGACGCTGCTGTGGGGAGTGCTACCTGAGGCCGGCGGTACACAGTAG
- a CDS encoding cobalt-precorrin-5B (C(1))-methyltransferase, protein MTDSADPEPELREPDLPRTAKVRQKALRTGWTTGTCASAAAKAAASALATGQPVASAEVALPSEQRVAFEPERCEVLSADRAEAVVVKDGGDDPDVTHGAHITATVTRVPTPGLELDGGIGVGVVTKPGLGLEPGGPAINEVPRAMITQAVREVTDTDRQGLRVVISVPDGERMARKTTNGKLGILGGISILGTTGVVRPFSTASWRASVEQAVSVMAAQGETTLVLCTGGRTERGAMDRYPELPETCFVEVGDFTGAALRRALDHGLTRVAFVGMAGKLTKLAAGVLMTHYTRSKVSTSLLGEITRQQGGSDDLADRVDAANTGRHAYELWEGAGLLEPAGNELCRRVADTLTRFTEGAMAAEVAMVDFSGRNVVAASHSSPASPTEERDQCST, encoded by the coding sequence ATGACCGACAGCGCTGACCCGGAACCCGAACTGCGCGAACCCGACCTGCCGCGCACGGCGAAAGTGCGGCAGAAGGCACTGCGCACCGGGTGGACCACGGGAACGTGCGCCTCCGCCGCCGCGAAGGCGGCCGCCTCCGCCCTCGCCACCGGACAGCCGGTCGCGTCGGCGGAGGTGGCGCTGCCCTCGGAGCAGCGTGTCGCCTTCGAACCGGAGCGCTGCGAGGTGCTGTCAGCCGACCGGGCGGAGGCGGTCGTGGTCAAGGACGGTGGCGACGACCCGGACGTGACGCACGGCGCGCACATCACGGCCACCGTCACCCGCGTGCCCACGCCCGGCCTGGAACTCGACGGCGGGATCGGCGTCGGTGTGGTGACCAAACCCGGTCTGGGCCTGGAACCCGGCGGTCCGGCGATCAACGAGGTACCCCGGGCGATGATCACTCAGGCGGTCCGGGAGGTGACCGACACCGACAGGCAGGGACTGCGCGTGGTCATCAGCGTCCCCGACGGGGAGCGGATGGCGCGCAAGACCACCAACGGCAAGCTCGGCATCCTCGGCGGGATCTCCATCCTGGGCACGACCGGGGTGGTGCGCCCCTTCTCCACGGCGTCCTGGCGGGCCAGCGTCGAACAGGCCGTGTCGGTGATGGCGGCGCAGGGGGAGACCACCCTGGTCCTGTGCACCGGCGGCCGCACCGAGCGGGGAGCGATGGACCGCTACCCCGAGCTCCCGGAAACGTGCTTCGTCGAGGTGGGCGACTTCACCGGCGCGGCACTGCGGCGCGCGCTCGACCACGGCCTCACCCGGGTCGCCTTCGTCGGCATGGCGGGCAAGCTCACCAAACTCGCCGCCGGTGTGCTGATGACGCACTACACCCGCTCCAAGGTCTCCACCTCCCTGCTCGGCGAGATCACCCGCCAGCAGGGCGGAAGCGACGACCTCGCCGATCGGGTCGACGCCGCCAACACCGGCAGGCACGCCTACGAACTGTGGGAGGGCGCCGGACTGCTGGAACCGGCCGGTAACGAACTGTGCCGCCGCGTGGCCGACACCCTGACGCGTTTCACCGAGGGAGCCATGGCGGCCGAGGTCGCCATGGTGGACTTCTCCGGTAGGAACGTGGTCGCGGCCTCGCACTCCTCCCCGGCCTCCCCCACGGAGGAGCGGGACCAGTGCAGCACGTGA
- the cobI gene encoding precorrin-2 C(20)-methyltransferase, translating to MDASRRLLGVGVGPGDPELVTVKAVRRMRAADVVLVPVMALDEPGRAEATVREHVEEHTIERVVFALNDREGRSERRVRAWDEAARAVVRHFEQGARTVAFATIGDPNVYSTFSYLAQTVQESAPGTEVETIAGITAMQDLASRSGSVLVEGSEPLTLLPATNGMDRLRTALDTDATVVAYKFGRFTPQVVAALRDSGRLDNAVYGSRLGLGDEEFAPVSTLDGDALPYLSTLIAPAHRSERGGKL from the coding sequence ATGGACGCGAGCAGGCGGCTCCTCGGAGTCGGAGTCGGACCGGGCGATCCGGAACTGGTCACGGTGAAGGCGGTGCGCCGGATGCGCGCCGCTGACGTGGTGCTGGTCCCGGTGATGGCCCTCGACGAGCCCGGCCGCGCGGAAGCCACCGTGCGGGAGCACGTCGAGGAGCACACGATCGAACGGGTCGTGTTCGCGCTGAACGACCGCGAGGGCCGCAGCGAGCGGCGCGTCCGCGCCTGGGACGAGGCCGCCCGGGCGGTCGTGCGCCACTTCGAACAGGGAGCGCGGACCGTGGCGTTCGCGACCATCGGCGACCCGAACGTGTACTCCACCTTCAGCTACCTTGCCCAGACGGTCCAGGAATCGGCGCCCGGGACGGAGGTCGAGACGATCGCCGGCATCACCGCCATGCAGGACCTCGCCTCCCGCTCGGGCAGTGTGCTCGTGGAAGGGTCCGAGCCGCTGACCCTGCTGCCGGCCACCAACGGCATGGACCGGCTGCGCACGGCGCTCGACACCGACGCCACGGTGGTCGCCTACAAGTTCGGTAGGTTCACCCCCCAGGTCGTGGCGGCGCTGCGTGACTCGGGCCGGCTGGACAACGCCGTGTACGGCTCCCGCCTGGGGCTGGGCGACGAGGAGTTCGCCCCGGTCAGCACGTTGGACGGCGACGCGCTCCCGTACTTGTCGACACTGATCGCTCCGGCGCACCGGAGTGAACGGGGAGGGAAACTGTGA
- the cbiQ gene encoding cobalt ECF transporter T component CbiQ, with translation MLAIDAAAYRSPWRRTHPAVKGALCGGLLVCALSLPVWPGAALTTVAALGLAFGPARVNPRTFARVAAPALVFILTGAATLLVSVGGESAPVAWDPHGWHRALEISGRASAALWCQLLFAFTTPLAELLPRLSRIGVPSALVEVVALIYRMVFVTLDTAHRIGTGQAGRLGYASRRAWIRSVGSLGGTLFLRSYDRAQRMQRGLECRGYTGELTVLLEEIPLRWRALSAAAAVPLTVAAATLCYGVLL, from the coding sequence ATGCTCGCGATCGACGCGGCCGCCTACCGCAGCCCGTGGCGCCGTACGCATCCCGCGGTGAAGGGTGCCCTGTGCGGCGGCCTGCTGGTCTGCGCGCTCTCCCTGCCGGTGTGGCCGGGAGCGGCCCTCACCACGGTCGCCGCGCTGGGATTGGCGTTCGGCCCCGCCCGGGTGAACCCGAGGACGTTCGCGCGGGTGGCGGCCCCCGCGCTCGTGTTCATCCTCACGGGTGCGGCGACGCTGCTGGTCAGCGTCGGCGGAGAGAGTGCCCCGGTGGCGTGGGACCCGCACGGCTGGCACCGGGCGCTGGAGATCAGCGGCCGCGCCTCGGCCGCACTGTGGTGCCAGCTGCTGTTCGCGTTCACCACGCCGTTGGCGGAACTGTTACCGCGGCTGAGCCGGATCGGGGTACCCAGCGCCCTGGTCGAGGTCGTGGCGCTGATCTACCGCATGGTGTTCGTCACGCTCGACACGGCGCACCGCATCGGGACGGGTCAGGCCGGACGGTTGGGCTACGCGAGCCGGCGCGCGTGGATACGGTCCGTGGGCAGCCTCGGCGGTACCCTGTTCCTGCGCTCCTACGACCGGGCGCAGCGGATGCAGCGCGGGTTGGAGTGCCGTGGTTACACCGGCGAGCTCACCGTCCTGCTCGAGGAGATCCCGTTGCGTTGGAGGGCGCTGTCCGCCGCCGCGGCGGTCCCGCTCACCGTTGCCGCCGCAACCCTTTGCTACGGAGTACTCCTTTGA